One Argentina anserina chromosome 6, drPotAnse1.1, whole genome shotgun sequence genomic window, gaattcgttgttaaatggttgtgattctatgccctggttggattcccggtttgtgaacgataccattttgctttatactactaacgatgcttacaaggttaatattgatgtcgagtaatcgaactgaTCATCGAGTTATATAAGGGTGCATCTATTGCCACCCCACAGTCCACTTTATTCACCCCAtaatctattaatttattgaaaaCTGTAATATCCTGATGTAAAATGATTGTAATAGACAATCaattatttaaatttgtaattcatttttatttatttcacaAAATACACATCTATTAAATAGTTAACATTGAAACTAATAAAAATATCGAAATCCTTATACTTATGCAATATTGTTAAAATCAAAAATTATTCTAAGTTTTTTTATTGGGATTTAGACTTCAATGTgatcaaatttattttattaactGAGGTAAGTACGTGACtctattttatatttacaaaacCTAGCTGTGAAAAAAGAACTTTTGCTTGAATGATGCTTTTAGCTACTATTGAGCTGAGAATTTGTTGGTCTATGATTATTGAAATAGTGTAATAAAAAATGACGTATACTGTGTAAAAAGGTAACTACTGTAGGGTGAAACTTTCATAACAAACCACACCAAAGCAGAGCCGTAGTTCGACATAAACAATGTGTGAACTCCTACAATTTCCCAAACCTTAAAACTATCCAACTGGAAGAACTTACTGAGCTCAACCTCAACAGCCAACACTGCTTCACTCTGTTCTAGTCTCCAAACCAGCCTGAcaggttctctctctctctctctataccCTTAAATGCTCTAGTAGTCTATACTGTACCCTCGATTCTCTTTTGGGCTAAACTTAATGAAATGGTCAAAATTGGAAGATGGGGTTGCAATTGCGGTTTTTCCTTTGCATTTGTTGAATCAGACAAGAAAATTATACTTTGGGTCTTACATTATTACTGTATCGGAATCAGGCAAGTTGTTAAAGATGCAAACTTTATGATGTCAAAGGTATTTGGGTTTTGGTTTAGCTGGCAAACTTTGTACAATCGTCAAAGGTTGGCCAGAATACGAATACCTACTGGGTTTTATGGTGATAAGCTGTTCAGATTAGAAAAAGTTTGGAACTTAGATTTGTATCTTTCAATTTAAAAATCGATTTGTATGTTCATTTTATGAGATTCCTTATTAGATACGAATTGTATCTACATCTAAAAATAGAGTTGAAAACCCTTATTGTGATGCATTGCTTCATAGCTTGAGCAAGATGATTGAAgtgtatattattgaaaagTTATGTTATTATAGTGttattaaaatattaaatacttTGCTTGCCAGTGTGAAGTAAACATGAGTAATTCTGAATCTCTTTGAAACCATGGACTACTTGTGGATTTCTgggtttttatgttaattGAGGAGATTTATGAAACTAGTTGATCTGCTACAATTCATAAGTAGAAATGTACTGATATGGTGGAGTATGATCTCAGCAGGGCAGGGTGATATGAGTCGACAAgacaaaaagaaggaaaatatGTTGGACAATGATGTTCATGCTGCATTGACCTGTGATGACGTCCTAAATGAGATTCTTCTTTGGTTGCCAGAGAAATTTGTTTTTAGATTGATACTTGTATCAAAGAGGTGGCTTCGTGTGATATGTAGCTCTTCGTTTCTATCTGATTATCAAGCTAGATGGAGAATGAACTTTCATCTTCTCGGTTTCTTTGTCTGCAATCAGCTGTACCTCTGCAGACCAAAAGATGGGATGCGCCGACCCAAGTCTGAGCCTACACTTCAGTTGTTGTCAGCTTGTGAGGAAGGTGATGATGTATGCAATGACTTGATGCCTTCTGGGAATTGCAAACACTTAGGTTATTTCATCGACTCTGCCAATGGCCTTCTTCTTTGTGGCCGCCACCCACTGACCTATTCTGTATGGAACCCAATCAGCAAAGTGCTATTCCAACTTCCTCAACCTCAGCGCTTCTACAAACGCTTGTGTATGGCATTCATAGCTGAGGACAATTTCAGTGACATTCCTCACTACAAGGTTATTCGTGCAAACTGTGAATGCAAACGTGAGGTTAACACTGTCTCCATTGAGACTTTCTCTTCTGTGACTGGTACATGGAAGCATTTCACCCTCACTTGCTCTTTGAAATTTTCCTTGCGCCCCTGGAGTGTGGCTACTGTGATTAAAGGTGTTGTATACTGGTTTGCGACACAGGGAAAGATATCCATTAAGGAAAGTGTAGCAATTTATGATCCACGTATTGGAAACACACGTATTGTTTTGCTTAAATTACCTGATGGGAATATTTCGCAGGACTATGATGAGTTTGTTCTTGGGGAGTCCTCAGATGGGCTATTGCAATATGGTCAGAGCAGCAAGTCTGGCATGGAAATATGGGTTCTTGAGAAGGAACAAGATAGTATATCAGCTATTACCTCAAGCAACATGGAATCAAACTGCAAGTGGAAACTTAGATACACAGTAGGTTTCAGATCTATGTGGAAGAATTTTCCAAGCTTTAGCAAGCAGACTAAAGAAGCGCAAATACTGTCATTCCTTCCTCAAAATTCTGAATATGTTTACATAAGATCTGGACAAAACATATTTCTCATGCACATTGAAAGCCAAACGTTGAAGGTGATTCGGCATCACGGTCTTGGCTCTCCTATCCAATGGGATTTCAGTAAAGTGGTGCCTTACTTTCGACCTTCTTGGCCACGATCTTCTGTATGCCATGAAAAGGCAGCAACTTCTACTTGGCCTTCGACAGGGCATGGAACTGCGGTACCTGCTTGGCCCTCCTGGTGAATATCTAATCATCTAAGTAGGTAACTCCTAACTCATGTGATCCCTAGCTGTGAGCTGGGTATGGTTTATTTTGTGGCATGAAACTATGAATTTGTGTAGTAGTTTTAACTTCTAGTATTTTGATCCCTACATGTAACTTCTCGTATGCTGAGATGGAATCGTTTGCCTGTAAAGTTTTCTCTTATCTTCTAATGGCACTGTGGTTTCAGACTTTCAGATATCAAGTAGCTAGATATAGTTCTTATTTTTACCAACTCCGCCTGCGTTCTTTAATCTTCTTTGCCATCATTTTAACTATGGAATTGCTTGTTAAATCTTTAGTATTGTTGCGCTTGGTTCTTATTTCTTCGTAGCTAGCATCCTTTATGTTTTTAACTCTATAATGCCCTGCATTCTCAAGCAAGGAAAGAATGAAGTACATCAGACCATCTCGGTTGACCATtcattcttcatttttttcatgttTCTCATGTAGTCATCATGAACTCCTTCCAAAGCACATTGAAATTCATCAATGCTTCATCCTTGCAAAATctaaaccttcatccatcgaCCATAACAAACCGAAAATAAACCAAACATGTATCGAAAAATCAAAATGGCCTAGAGAAAGTAGCACAAGAATAATAATCATGGTTGATACATCACAACAATCGACGGCTCAAACGACGAGTTGCACATTCTTACAGTAGACCCACACACACAAGAACAAAGACATCCCTCCAGAAACACTATGACATCAGAGACACATGTACCGttaagaaaagagaaagaagactTGGTTAGTAGCCACTAATTGGCGCGAAACGAGAGGGAAGACAACCGAGaacacaggagcttgtgaagAATGTCACTCCCTCAACACATTGGATCCACATTCACTTCCCACACCCAAAAAACACACAAACAAAACTCACCCAAACTCATCAACCACCCTTTCTCTGTTTCTCTTTCTACCCCAAACCCAGTTTCTGATCCCAAGTTTGGTTCTTTCTGGCACCCCATATACCCAAAACCCAGTTTTTGCATTCATTCTGATGCCAAGTTTGAATCTTTCTGGCACCCCATTGATGGTTTGATCCAAAGTTTGATGATTTTGGTCAAAAGGGTGTGGTTCGTTTCATGGTGGGTCTGTGGTGGAGAGGAGCTCTTCTCATGCAGACCAGGTGTATGAAGAAAGTGCTCAGTGAATTGATGagcttttgattccccggctTAAAAAAATGGTATTGTTTTGGTTGGATGTGATATGCATTTGATTCAGCTTGTAGATTCAACTAGGTTCCCCTAATCCCCATTTTCGATATGATTTTTTCACGGCCCAAGTGGGTGTTAGAGTTGATGAAAGCCTGCATGGAATTCAAGATGCAGtcaagttttgtttttgtgatcGAGCATTTTATTGAGTTAGAGTGTGTGATACAAAAAAATGGGGAGGAAGTGTTTAGAGTGTTATCATTTAGAAGAACTCAGGATATGTTCAAGGGTGTTATCCTTGAACACGGTTGGTTTTGTAAGACAATGTCATTAAGATGTTAGTATGTTACTATATTAGGATTGCCCACGCTCATTTAAACTATACACTTTGCAACTTGCACGCACCAGCGTTTgtaaaatagaaattttatgaaaaattCTAGCTGGAGAAGAAATACTGGTGTCTTTTCGCCAGGCAAGGCACGAGGTTGCGGCAGCTAGGACTAACCATTGAGCAAGTGCTCGTCTAGCGTTTACAAGGACAGTACTGAAGTTATTACTTGTGTTGATCATTGACATGGATTTATAGATTAAGGAGAAAAAGGGCACTGTTGGAGGAATTAGCCATTTAAGTTAGCTTAGGTGACCAATTGCACCTCAAAACCAAAATGAAAGTTCATATCTTTCAAAAGTCTGTAAATAAGCTCGAACATAGTCTTCAGAAAAGGGGCTGTGAATGATGTTTGTGTTATTTATGACTATACTTTATAAATGTTCTGTATTAACTATAAAGTCCTTATGCCGAATATCTATCAACAGGGAACAGCAGTAAATATCATAGTAGGTTCTCATGTCTGGGCTGAAGACCCAGATTTGGCTTGGACAGATGGCCAAGTCACAAAGATTAATGGACAGGAAGTTGAGATCCAGGGTCGCAATGGGAAGAAGGTGCATTGCTCTTGCCTCTTTAATCAGTTAACTGTAGAAAATTTCATGCATTTTTGTAGTATAATGAGTTCCAATTTTTTGTGCCATAAAGTTGGTTGCCAACTTATCAAAAATATATCCAAAAGACATGGAAGCTCCTGCTGGCGGGGTTGATGACATGACAAAGCTATCGTATCTGCATGAGCCTGGAGTTTTGgagaatttaaaaacaagataCGAACTTAATGAAATCTATGTAAGTTCTTATTCCCTTCATTCCAATAGAATTACAAGTTTTGGGTGCTATATTAATATAGCATCGGTGACGTGACAGACTTATACTGGAAATATCCTTATTGCCATTAACCCATTCCAAAGACTGCCCCATATCTATGATAGTCACATGATGCAACAATACAAGGGAGCACCATTCGGAGAACTAAGTCCTCATGTTTTTGCAGTTGCTGACGTTGCATACAGGTTACTATCATTCCTATTTAATTTGGTACGTATTGTTCAATGTGTATTTGCCATTTATGATTTAatgctttaaaaaaaaaaccagggCAATGATCAATGAGGGAAAAAGCAATTCAATTCTGGTCAGTGGTGAAAGTGGAGCAGGTAAAACTGAGACGACAAAGATGCTCATGCGGTACCTTGCATTTCTTGGTGGCCGAGCTGCCACTGAAGGAAGGACGGTTGAACAGCAAGTTCTTGAAGTACAATTTATATTCTGGCTTGCATTTAACAGTTAGAATAAGCATCGAGTATTCCTATCTATCAAGCTCAACTTCGTATGCAAActctatattttctttttctcttgtgACTGCAGTCAAATCCAGTTCTTGAAGCATTTGGCAATGCTAAAACTGTTAGAAATAACAATTCTAGGTAAGATACTTTTTCAATTGGTTCGAAGCTGGCTGTTTATTCTCTCTTCCTGTGACATTAAATCTAACAATTGACTTTGGCTCGATATTCTGTTTTGTGGAATCTCCCTGTTCACTAGTAGCCAAGTCATGTAATAGTGCCAGATTGGCCTTAGATTCAGCCATCATTTTTCTGACATGAATTGCTTGTGTCAATTATTGTCTTCTGCTGATGATCTTTTTTAAATGATACTGTTGCAGTCGTTTTGGTAAATTTGTTGAAATCCAATTTGATAAGCAAGGAAGAATCTCTGGAGCAGCCATCAGAACTTACCTTCTGGAACGGTCTCGTGTATGCCAAATTTCTGATCCTGAGCGCAACTACCACTGCTTCTACCTTCTTTGTGCTGCACCACAGGAGGTAATTTCCTGCTGCAATGGTGACTTCAATTAGACTATGAAAGTATCACTTCctgtttcttttcttacaACTTCTGGCTAACTTTTTTAATGATGACAGGAAATTGAGAAATACAAATTGGGAAATCCTAAATCATTTCACTATCTTAACCAATCACGTTGCTATGAGCTAGTCGGGGTAAGTGATGCCCATGACTATCTTGCCACAAGGAGAGCTATGGATATTGTTGGAATAAGTGCAAAGGAGCAGGTAGAGCCCTTCTTAAATGCTTTCAGTAATGAAATCAAGAAAGAGGACTATCTCatccctttttcttttcttttttctctcttccaGGAAGCAATTTTTAGAGTAGTTGCCTCAATCCTTCATCTTGGAAATATTTTATTTGCTAAGGGAAAGGAAGTTGATTCATCTGTTCCAAAAGATGATCAAGCCAAATTCCATCTCAAGATGGTTGCAGAGCTTCTCATGTATCTACTCTTTTACGATATTTTGCTCCTATTTTGTATTTCAGATTGCTTTCCATTCGTGTGTTCTGATAATTATCTATATCTACATCATCCAGGTGTGATACTGCTGCACTAGAAGATGCACTATGTAAGCGTGTCATGATAACACCTGAAGAAGTTATCAAGAGAAGTCTTGATCCTCAAAGTGCAACAATTAGTCGTGATGGTTTAGCAAAGACAATTTATTCTCGGCTGTTTGACTGGTTAGTCACTTTTATAAGttataaatcagaattaaTGTCTTTTAcccataaaaaaaaacgaCTGAAATCAGATCCACATCGGGTAACTCTGAGAAGAAATATGTAGCCATAGAAGTTTGGTGTTTTGGTGAAGCTAACATCTGTTTCTTTGTCCTATACATATAGGTTGGTGGACAAGATTAATGTTTCAATTGGACAAGATGCTAATTCAAAATCTTTGATTGGGGTTCTTGACATCTATGgttttgaaagttttaaaaacaATAGGTAACAGTCAATATACATAGTGATATTTATACAGTCCATGCATAAAATGCAAATATAACCACTCCTTATGTATTGGCAGTATTTTGCAACTTACTTTCAGCAAATCATGTTGTGCAGTTTTGAGCAGTTCTGTATTAACTTCACAAATGAGAAATTGCAGCAACATTTTAATCAGGTATCAGGATGATGTAGACCTCTTTTTCGTCctcttcttttatatttatttgaaaCTTTTTTCTCTATGTTATAAAGTTAAGTTCCTGCTGCTAATGTTTTCAGCACGTTTTCAAAATGGAACAAGAGGAGTACACCAAAGAGGAGATTGATTGGAGCTACATTGAATTTGTCGATAATCAAGATGTCTTGGATCTAATCGAAAAGGTAATAACTAGTTCCACTCTTTAACagaacaaaaatgaaaactgatttgttaAGGTTAATATGAACTGCCTAGCAGACAAACATGATTTGATGACAAATGACTTGCATAGGCAACACGTCGGTTCTCAGTGTTCTTATGCTAGTCTAAATACAAGaaaaattctaaaaaaaattaaataaataaatacaagtATAATTGTATTTGATTCAAAGAAATAGATGATAAACTCCTTTTCCTTTCTGACAAGTGTTTACTTAACTATGCTTTTTCGCAGAAACCTGGTGGAATAATTGCTCTCCTTGATGAAGCTTGGTAAGCTACGATTCAGATTGGTGAAATTATGTCATTAACTGTTTCGTTGAAGTTTGACcaacttttttgttttgttttcttctttcttactTGACTCCTTTTTCATTCACAGCATGTTTCCAAAGTCAACCCATGAAACATTTTCAAATAAGCTATATCAGACCTTTAAAGTTCATAAGCGCTTCATAAAGCCGAAACTTTCTCGAACGGATTTTACAATTGCGCATTATGCTGGAGAGGTATTGCCAATCATGAAAGAAGGAACTTCTTGATATATGAGATACTTTCATTTGATAATTTACCTTCTAAAAACTTCATTGCAGGTGCAATATCAGTCTGAGCAATTTCTGGACAAAAATAAGGACTATGTGGTCCCTGAACATCAAGACTTGTTGGGTGCTTCCAAATGTCCTTTCGTGGCAGGCCTTTTCCCTCCACTTCCAGAAGAGACAGCTAAATCTTCCAAGTTTTCTTCCATTGGTTCTCGGTTTAAGGTACTTTTATTATCGTCTTGATGTGTATTAATCAAATGATAATCGGCTATTGATAAGCTCATGCAACTCCTTTCTATATTCTGCAACAAAAGGTTGACATAATCCTTATGTTCTACCTGGTACAGCTACAACTACAGAGCctaatggaaaccctaaactctacaGAGCCTCACTATATCAGATGTGTAAAGCCAAACAACCTTCTAAAACCAGCTGTATTTGAGAATGTAAACATTATGCAGCAACTGCGCTGTGGTGTAAGTAAACAATGTCTTTTCTCTTGTCCATTTTTTAAGCCTAACATAATGCATCCAGTTTTACTTTCTACtctaaatttattattataacTACTCGGACTTTTTCCTTGTAGGGTGTTTTAGAGGCAATCCGAATTAGCTGCGCTGGTTACCCTACCCGAAAACCTTTCTTTGAATTCACCAACCGATTTGGACTTCTTGCCCCAGAGGTATTGGCCTCAAAGTAAGTACAAtttctctctattttaagTTCAAGTGGGGGAAGAAAGCTGGGACATAGAAGAAATTGAACTTGGTGGATCTACAACCTAAGGCTTATTTTACTTATGAGCAGCGTTGATGAAAAAGCTGCGTGTAAAAAGATTCTGGAAAAGAAGGGTCTTCAAGGGTTTCAGGTAAAGTGTGGTGTTTTCTTACCTGCTTTGAAGCATTCTGTTATATAGTTGAATTTTTTGTACTCCTAGTTCTATTGTCTCCAAACAGCAATTCCTTTTACCAAACTTACGACCACTCATGCACATGGCACCATGGAGTTATATGGAAATGGAATTAATCATAATGAATATGGACATAGAATGCACTGAGCCTGCTTGCATAGATGAACTATATGCATGTATCTTTTGACTCAACATTTCTGTTAATTATATTTTGCAGATAGGTAAAACAAAGGTATTCTTAAGGGCTGGTCAGATGGCTGAGTTAGATGCACGAAGAGCAGAAGTACTCAGTGGTGCAGCAAAAACTATCCAGCGGCGTGTACGAACTCATTATGCACGGAAAAGATTTATAGCATTGCGTGAGGCAACCATAATTATGCAATCAATATGTAGAGGTTAGCCATATGAAAAATTTATTATCAAGTATTAGGTCATAATGACACGCAGAAATATTTATATCTTATCGAATATATATTACCAGAAGGATATGTATTATAGTGTTTCCCTTTATTTTCTATCTATTTTCTGGACCCTAGGAACCGGCTAAACAGTTTCCTTTAACATATATGGTAAAACTTGTAGGAAGACTCTCTTGCAAACTCTTCGATACCATGAAAAAAGAGGCAGCTGCTAAGAAGATCCAGAAGCACATACGTAGATATCGTGCCagaacaaattataaaaagatcCACCTCTCAGGGCTTGTCTTGCAAACAGGTTTAAGAGTAATGGCTGCTCGTAACCAATTCAGATTTAGGAAGCAAGCTAAAGCAGCAACTATTCTTCAGGTGTATTAGAATCTTGCAACTTGCATTAGTTTATCTTTTTGTGCATGAAATTTGAGTGATCAAGAATGGTAATTAGTAATTTGCCTTGCATGCAATAAGGAAACTAAATGAAAACTTGCAGGCTATATGGCGATGTCATAAAGCTGTCTCATACTTTAAGAGGCTCAAGAGGGGTTCATTGGTCGCACAATGCCGAATGAGGTCAAAAATTGCAAGGAAGGAACTTAGGAAGCTCAAAATGGTCAGTATTAAACTCATCTCTCTATGTGTTTACCTTTGCCAAGTAATCATCCATTGATAGATCAGTggccaaaagaagaagatctaTCAATTTTAGTGCACGTACAGGAAAGTGCAAGACCCTTTCCAATATTAGGATAAGCTACATAATTGAACAACATTGCATGCTTTGAGATAAAGATAATTATAAAATGATGATAACATGAGAGTCATAGAC contains:
- the LOC126800575 gene encoding myosin-11, yielding MGTAVNIIVGSHVWAEDPDLAWTDGQVTKINGQEVEIQGRNGKKLVANLSKIYPKDMEAPAGGVDDMTKLSYLHEPGVLENLKTRYELNEIYTYTGNILIAINPFQRLPHIYDSHMMQQYKGAPFGELSPHVFAVADVAYRAMINEGKSNSILVSGESGAGKTETTKMLMRYLAFLGGRAATEGRTVEQQVLESNPVLEAFGNAKTVRNNNSSRFGKFVEIQFDKQGRISGAAIRTYLLERSRVCQISDPERNYHCFYLLCAAPQEEIEKYKLGNPKSFHYLNQSRCYELVGVSDAHDYLATRRAMDIVGISAKEQEAIFRVVASILHLGNILFAKGKEVDSSVPKDDQAKFHLKMVAELLMCDTAALEDALCKRVMITPEEVIKRSLDPQSATISRDGLAKTIYSRLFDWLVDKINVSIGQDANSKSLIGVLDIYGFESFKNNSFEQFCINFTNEKLQQHFNQHVFKMEQEEYTKEEIDWSYIEFVDNQDVLDLIEKKPGGIIALLDEACMFPKSTHETFSNKLYQTFKVHKRFIKPKLSRTDFTIAHYAGEVQYQSEQFLDKNKDYVVPEHQDLLGASKCPFVAGLFPPLPEETAKSSKFSSIGSRFKLQLQSLMETLNSTEPHYIRCVKPNNLLKPAVFENVNIMQQLRCGGVLEAIRISCAGYPTRKPFFEFTNRFGLLAPEVLASNVDEKAACKKILEKKGLQGFQIGKTKVFLRAGQMAELDARRAEVLSGAAKTIQRRVRTHYARKRFIALREATIIMQSICRGRLSCKLFDTMKKEAAAKKIQKHIRRYRARTNYKKIHLSGLVLQTGLRVMAARNQFRFRKQAKAATILQAIWRCHKAVSYFKRLKRGSLVAQCRMRSKIARKELRKLKMEARETGALKEAKDKLTKQVEELTWRLQLEKRLRTDLEEAKAQEITKLQNSLQEMQRKVEETNAKIVKEREEAAKKALEEATPVIQETQVVVEDTKKIDSLTAEMESLKASLDSEKQRADDCERKFNESQTSGEERRKKLEETEKKVSQLQENMTRLEEKLTNLESENQVLRQQAVSMAPNKFLSGRSRSIIQRAAESGHITPDAKAAMDLHSASINHRESEMEDKPQKSLNEKQQENQELLIRCIAQHLGFAGNRPIAACIIYKCLLQWRSFEVERTSIFDRIIQTIGNAIETQDNNEILAYWLSNASTLLLLLQRTLKASGAAGMAPQRRRSSSATLFGRMTQSFRGTPQGVNISLINGGASGGVDTLRQVEAKYPALLFKQQLTAYVEKIYGMIRDNLKKEISPLLGLCIQAPRTSRASLVKGSRSVANTEAQRALIAHWQGIVKSLGNFLNTLKANHVPPFLVRKVFTQIFSFINVQLFNSLLLRRECCSFSNGEYVKAGLAELEHWCYKATDEYAGSSWDELKHIRQAIGFLVIHQKPKKTLDEISHDLCPVLSIQQLYRISTMYWDDKYGTHSVSSDVISNMRVLMTEDSNNAVSNSFLLDDDSSIPFSVDDLSKSMEQIDISDIEPPPLIRENSGFSFLLPRAD
- the LOC126800576 gene encoding F-box protein At5g03970, with the protein product MSRQDKKKENMLDNDVHAALTCDDVLNEILLWLPEKFVFRLILVSKRWLRVICSSSFLSDYQARWRMNFHLLGFFVCNQLYLCRPKDGMRRPKSEPTLQLLSACEEGDDVCNDLMPSGNCKHLGYFIDSANGLLLCGRHPLTYSVWNPISKVLFQLPQPQRFYKRLCMAFIAEDNFSDIPHYKVIRANCECKREVNTVSIETFSSVTGTWKHFTLTCSLKFSLRPWSVATVIKGVVYWFATQGKISIKESVAIYDPRIGNTRIVLLKLPDGNISQDYDEFVLGESSDGLLQYGQSSKSGMEIWVLEKEQDSISAITSSNMESNCKWKLRYTVGFRSMWKNFPSFSKQTKEAQILSFLPQNSEYVYIRSGQNIFLMHIESQTLKVIRHHGLGSPIQWDFSKVVPYFRPSWPRSSVCHEKAATSTWPSTGHGTAVPAWPSW